The following are from one region of the Equus przewalskii isolate Varuska chromosome 21, EquPr2, whole genome shotgun sequence genome:
- the NKX2-4 gene encoding homeobox protein Nkx-2.4 has translation MSLSPKHTTPFSVSDILSPIEETYKKFGGAMDGAPPSLGAPLGAAAAYRAPPPGPSSQAAAVAGVQPPHAMAGHNAAAAAAAAAAAAAATYHMPPGVSQFPHSAMGGYCNGGLGGMGELPAYTDGMRGGAAAAATGWYGANPDPRYSISRFMGPSAGVSVAGMGSLTGIADAAKSLAPLHAAAVAPRRKRRVLFSQAQVYELERRFKQQKYLSAPEREHLASMIHLTPTQVKIWFQNHRYKMKRQAKDKAAQQLQQEAGLGPPPPPSPRRVAVPVLVKDGKPCQNGAGTPTPGQAGPPPPAATPAPELEELSPSPPALHGPAGGLAALDAAAGDYGGGVLGANLLYGRTW, from the exons ATGTCGTTGAGCCCCAAGCACACGACGCCCTTCTCCGTGTCCGACATCCTGAGCCCCATCGAGGAGACCTACAAGAAGTTCGGCGGCGCCATGGACGGCGCGCCGCCCAGCCTGGGGGCGCCCCTGGGGGCCGCGGCCGCCTACCGCGCGCCGCCGCCCGGCCCCTCCTCGCAGGCGGCGGCGGTAGCGGGCGTGCAGCCTCCGCATGCCATGGCGGGGCACAacgcggcggccgcggcggcggcggcggcggcggcggcggccgccaCCTACCACATGCCGCCGGGCGTCTCGCAGTTCCCGCACAGCGCCATGGGCGGCTACTGCAACGGTGGCCTGGGCGGCATGGGCGAGCTGCCCGCCTACACGGACGGCATGCGGGGCGGCGCGGCCGCCGCGGCCACCGGCTGGTACGGCGCCAACCCGGACCCGCGCTACTCAA TCTCTAGGTTCATGGGGCCGTCGGCGGGAGTGAGCGTGGCCGGCATGGGGTCTCTGACGGGCATCGCGGACGCCGCCAAGTCGCTGGCACCGCTGCACGCGGCGGCGGTGGCGCCGCGCAGGAAGCGCCGCGTGCTCTTCTCGCAGGCGCAGGTCTACGAGCTGGAGCGGCGCTTCAAGCAGCAGAAGTACCTGTCGGCGCCCGAGCGCGAGCACCTGGCCAGCATGATCCACCTGACGCCGACGCAGGTCAAGATCTGGTTCCAGAACCACCGCTACAAGATGAAGCGGCAGGCCAAGGACAAGGCGgcgcagcagctgcagcaggaggCCGGCCtgggcccgccgccgccgccgtcccCGCGCCGCGTGGCGGTGCCCGTGCTGGTCAAGGACGGCAAGCCGTGCCAGAACGGCGCGGGCACGCCGACGCCCGGCCAGGCcggcccgccgccgcccgccgcgaCGCCCGCGCCCGAGCTCGAGGAGCTGTCGCCCAGCCCGCCCGCGCTGCACGGCCCGGCGGGCGGCCTGGCGGCCCTGGACGCGGCCGCGGGGGACTACGGCGGCGGCGTGCTGGGCGCCAACCTGCTCTATGGCAGAACGTGGTGA